The following are from one region of the Mauremys reevesii isolate NIE-2019 linkage group 2, ASM1616193v1, whole genome shotgun sequence genome:
- the MRPS24 gene encoding 28S ribosomal protein S24, mitochondrial isoform X2 codes for MAVPLWRRGLTAAPWTRGSFSWLLSCSRAIQTTAVCHKNRAARVRVGKGDKPVTYEQAHPPHYIAHRKGWLSLHTSNLDGEGGAAERTVEDVFIRKFIYGTFHGCLANEIVLKRRANVLVVCAVFLQRLPPYKFYFLVGYTETLLSFLYKCPVRLEVQTVPEKVIYKYL; via the exons ATGGCGGTGCCCTTGTGGCGAAGGGGGCTGACG GCCGCTCCATGGACCCGGGGCTCTTTCTCGTGGCTCCTTTCCTGCAGCCGGGCTATTCAGACCACAGCTGTGTGTCACAAG AACCGGGCGGCCCGGGTGCGAGTCGGGAAAGGAGACAAGCCGGTGACGTACGAACAGGCCCACCCGCCCCACTACATCGCCCATCGCAAGGGCTGGCTCTCCCTGCACACCA GTAACCTGGACGGGGAGGGCGGGGCAGCCGAGCGCACCGTGGAGGACGTCTTCATCCGCAAGTTCATCTACGGCACCTTCCACGGCTGCCTGGCCAACGAGATCGTGCTGAAGCGCCGCGCCAATGTGCTGGTCGTCTGCGCCGTCTTCCTGCAGCGCCTGCCGCCCTACAAGTTCTACTTCCTGGTGGGCTACACCGAGACGCTGCTCTCCTTCCTCTACAAGTGCCCCGTCCGGCTGGAAGTGCAGACCGTGCCCGAGAAGGTCATCTACAAGTACCTGTAG
- the MRPS24 gene encoding 28S ribosomal protein S24, mitochondrial isoform X1, with amino-acid sequence MAPLGVPGAGLAGGMRRTQRCPRLWSQPTGRYSNRLTLGASPSSGSSTGAAPWTRGSFSWLLSCSRAIQTTAVCHKNRAARVRVGKGDKPVTYEQAHPPHYIAHRKGWLSLHTSNLDGEGGAAERTVEDVFIRKFIYGTFHGCLANEIVLKRRANVLVVCAVFLQRLPPYKFYFLVGYTETLLSFLYKCPVRLEVQTVPEKVIYKYL; translated from the exons ATGGCCCCGCTGGGCGTCCCTGGAGCCGGGCTTGCAGGAGGAATGCGCAGGACCCAGAGGTGCCCGCGGCTTTGGAGCCAGCCAACGGGGCGTTACAGTAATAGACTGACTCTGGGCGCATCTCCCTCCAGTGgttctagcacaggg GCCGCTCCATGGACCCGGGGCTCTTTCTCGTGGCTCCTTTCCTGCAGCCGGGCTATTCAGACCACAGCTGTGTGTCACAAG AACCGGGCGGCCCGGGTGCGAGTCGGGAAAGGAGACAAGCCGGTGACGTACGAACAGGCCCACCCGCCCCACTACATCGCCCATCGCAAGGGCTGGCTCTCCCTGCACACCA GTAACCTGGACGGGGAGGGCGGGGCAGCCGAGCGCACCGTGGAGGACGTCTTCATCCGCAAGTTCATCTACGGCACCTTCCACGGCTGCCTGGCCAACGAGATCGTGCTGAAGCGCCGCGCCAATGTGCTGGTCGTCTGCGCCGTCTTCCTGCAGCGCCTGCCGCCCTACAAGTTCTACTTCCTGGTGGGCTACACCGAGACGCTGCTCTCCTTCCTCTACAAGTGCCCCGTCCGGCTGGAAGTGCAGACCGTGCCCGAGAAGGTCATCTACAAGTACCTGTAG